In the Geoanaerobacter pelophilus genome, CCCGAAACCGGGCGGCCCGCCTTTATTTTGACTAGTTCAATTTCGTCCATACCTAGCCGGTTACAGAACTCAGAGTCATCCAGATCGAACACACTCATCAGTTTAAGAATGCGCTGGTTTAGCTCTGGCAGCTCATTGTATGGCAGCGGGTCTTCCTTAGCATTACTTGCGATGTTAAATACTTCAGGTTCAGGATATGGAACATTTCTCCGCATCTCCCCTTCGCCAATAAGAAGCCAAGATGGATTTATATCAGGATAAAGCTCCAAAATATATTTCAAATCATCTGCATTTGGTACACCTTCCCCTCTTTCCCATCGTCCTAAGGTGTTTTTATTAACCTTTAATAGAGACGCAAATACATCCTGCTTCTCATTTCCTCTTACTTGCCTTAACCGATCACCGATCATAGTTTGGTTCCGTTTTTTTGTTTCCACCTAAAAAAAGAAAATCGGAACTTTCCCCTCTTTTCCCCAAGTGGTTCCTGAATGCATAAAATAGGCATAAAATTAAATAGTTACTTATATATTGGTTCCGAAAATAAGATTAAAAAATTTCGGAACCTTTTTTTAGGTTTGACACAACCAATTTATTGGTTTAGTGTTGTCTAAAATTAACTACACACTTAGACCAAATAAACAAGAAAAAGGGACAAGAAATGACCGCGAAAAAAGCTCTACCTGGCACCACTATCTACGCACCAAAACAACAGGACGGCACCGGCGGAACCCTGGTCTACACCCCTAAACCCCGGACTTGATATGGTCTTGAGCTTCGGCAAGGACCTTATAAGCGGTTGTTATCATGTCTCCCATCATAGCCATCGCCTGGGAGTTTTCACGGGTTGATCCGCCGCAGCGGATATCCCCATTAGCAATAAAGGCAGCAGTAATCGTAACGGCATGGGTAAAGAGTTTTTCATTAAGCATAGGACACCTCCAAAGGATAAAAACATGAACGACATTCAGCGATACTTGGGTTTACGCAACATCACCTGCCAGCAGATAGCGAACGCCACAGGGATCGGTTATCACAGCATCCAGAAAACCGTAAAAGGACTTCGTCGCTGTGTCCGGATCCGAGCCGCCATCGCCGAATATCTGGATCTTGATCACACCAAACTCTGGGGTCGCGGTTCCGTTTTATACCTGCGCGCCCAGATCGCCATCGAAGCCGGCCGCCAGGCCGAGAAAAAGCGACAGGAAATAATCAAGAAATATGCCCCGGATGCCAGAAATATAGCCGCAAAACGGAAAGCGGTCAATGTCTAACAATAAACAAAAAACAGACACACCCGCCGGACAGCTCAGCCTGTTTGAAGCCATCATCATGCAGGAGATATCCGTGCAGAATAGTCCGGTGCCCGGCAGCCTCAATATGCGGCATCAAATCATAGCTGCATTGAAATATGCCCTGAGGCACGCTGGTAAAAGCCGGGAGCAGGTTGCAGATGAAATGACCAACCTCACCGGTGAAGTAATTACTGATGACATGATCAGCACTTGGTTGGCATCGTCCAAACCAAAACACAGATTTCCGCTCGAATACCTCCCTGCTTTCCGTCGCGCCACCGGCTGCATGGAACCGCTCAACGTAACATCTCGCGCTTGCGGAGCCTTCTCACTTCCCGGTCCGGACGCATTAAGGGCAGATATCCGTAAGCTTGACGAACAGAAACAGGTCAAAAAAGAAGAGGAAAAAGCTATTGATGCCGCAAAACGGAGGCTTGAAACACTTTTGCAGGAAGTGGAGGGGAAACGGTGAGCGAGCTGACTGCTGCAGAAATAGCCAAAGCCCTTAAAGTTACTGACAGAGCAATTAGGAAGCGTGGCTGGCGCGCAGTCAATGAAACAGGCGTTGCTCGGTATAATATCCACACCATTGGCCTGGACAATAAAGAGATAACGCGCATCAAAACATATCTAAAACGCCAAAATCGGCATCATGTGCAACTGCCAGTAATTGCCCAGGATGAAACCGAAGCCCAAAAAGAAGCCCAACGCCTCGAAGCTCGGCAACAAAGCGCCTCCCAGTTTGCGGCCCTTCCGGCCTGGCAGAAACGGGCAGCGGCCGCCAAACTGGAGATCATCAAAGCCTGCACCAGGTATATCAACGACTGCGCCCTCGCCAAAATAGAGGGCCAAAACTCCTTTGCCCACGAATACGCCCTTGGCAGGATAGATGTCGCACCCTGGGTGCGCTCCGAGATCCGGCAGTTTCACCCGCAAACCCTGCGCGACTGGATCAAAACCGAGTACGAACTCGGCTCCATGGGCCTCGTAGATATGTACGGCAACCGCAAAGACCAGAGCAAGATCGAGACCTTCTCCCCTGACGGCAAAACCCAGCCGATGGTCGATATCCTGGTAGCCCTGGTTCTTAAACACCCGCGAATTCGCGAGAAAAAAGCCAACGAGGCGCTTCGCGGTATCCTGCTGGAGCGCGGCATTCATGATGCCCCGCTGGTCAGCGACAAATCGGTCATGCGCTTCATGACGAAATGGAAGAGCCAGAACCGCGACCAGTACGAGATCGCTTGCAACCCTGACAACTACAAGAATAATCGCCAACCTGCCTTTGGCTCGCGGTCAGAAGGGATTACCGGGCCAAATCAGCTCTGGGAGATCGACGCCACCCCTGCCGATCTACTGCTCACCGACGGTCAGCGTTACAAAATCATCGGCGTCACCGATGTCGGTACCGCCCGCCTTAAATACTACGTCAATGTAACTGAAAAAGCGCGTGACAACGCTTGGGCCATCCGCAACTGCATCCTCGACTGGGGTGTGCCATGTAATGGCACCCTGGTCACCGACAATGGATCTCCTTATATCGGCGGACACTTCACCCGGATCCTGCACGACCTCGACATTGATCACCATGTCTGCAAACCGTTCTCCGGAGATGAAAAACCGCATATCGAGCGGAGTTTCCGCACCTTCAGCCATGACCTGATCGAGCTGACTCCTGGCTATTGCGGCCATAGCGTTGCCGATCGCAAAGAGATTGAATCGCGCAAATCCTTTGCCCAGCGCCTCATGAAACCTGATGAGGTTATCGAAGTATCAGTAAGTGCCGCCCAGCTGCAGCAGTTCATCGACCGCTGGACCGCTGCCTATCACAACTCCAAACACGATCGCCTCGGCAAAACACCCAACCAGGCGCTTGCTGAGTGGCCGCATGCCATCCACAGGATCAGCGACGAACGCGCCCTGGATATGCTCATGGCCGAAGCCGTCCGCCGTGGTAACCGGCTGCCAACCATCGGCAAAAAAGGGATCCGCGTCAATGGTGGCGTGTATATCCACCCTGCTCTCGGTATCCATGTCGGCAAAAAGTGCCGCGCTTTCCAGGATCCTGCCGACCTCGGCCGCATCATAGTCCATCTGATGAACGAGCATGGTGTTTGGGAGTTCCTCTGCATCGCCGAGGATCCGAACCGCACCGGCATCTCCATGGCCGAGGTCGCCAGTGTCACCCGAGCCTTGCATACCCAGCACAAGAAAGAGATTGCCCGGCTTAATCGTGAGGCCAAAAAGGCCATTAAGGGTGTTGATATCGTTGATGCGGTACTCACCTACCGCGAACAGGAAAACGCCCAGGAGCAAGGGAATGTCACCTATTTCCCTCGCCCGAGCGTCGAGTACTCCACGCCCGGCCTCCAGGCCGCAGCCGATGCCAGGGCCGCTATCGACGGCCGAAACAGCATGGAGCACGCTATTGAGATCGAAGCCAAGCGCCTCACTGCCATCCCGCAGCCGCCGGTCCAGGACGAACTAGTCCAAGCGCACCCACGCAAAATCGTCCCATTGCCACAGAAGCCTAAAGGATTCCAGGTACCCGAGGATCGGCAAGCTCGGTGGGATCTCTGGCAAGAGTTGCATGCCCGCATTCTCGATGAAGACGACACAATCAGTGACGATGAGATTCGCTTCTACACCAGTTTCAGAAAATCCGCCACCTGGGCCGCATTCAATAAAATCATGCAGTCCGCCATAAAATGAAAAATCCCCGCCGGAGGCCACCGACAGGGATTTAGGGCAATTGCCCAACTACTATAAAAGGAGGTTTTACCGTGACACAACCTGCAACAAATGTCAATCAGATCGTCTCCCTCGACCCCAACACCGCAAATCTGGTCAATGTAGGCCTAGCTTTAGAGGCCGTTGAATCGGTATTGAGCCGCAGCAGCCATTTGCCCGGCGCAGTAACATTCACCGGTTTTTCTGGCTTCGGCAAATCACTTGCCATGGAGTATGTCGCCCAGCAGTACCGCGGCTACTATGTGGAGTTCCAGGACAACTGGAGCAAAGCGGATTACATCAAGATGCTCATGTTTGTCATGGACATCAAGAAGCTCAAAGGATGGTCTGAAAATGACTGTGTTCAGGCCATTATCGACGAACTTGGTGCCAGCCGTCGGCCGCTGATCATCGATGAGTTCGACCAGCTGATCGACCGCAAGCATGTCGGATCGAGCCTTGTAGCGCTTACGCTCAACATCATCAAGAAGAGTGGCGGTTCCGTCATTCTTGTCGGAGAAGAGCTTCTCCCCCAAAAAATAAGGAACTATGAAAAGTTCGACAACTGCATCTATGGCCGTTATCTCGCCCAACCAAGCAAGCTCAACGACTGCCGTATCCTGGCCCGTCACTACTACCCAGAGTTGGAGATGCATGACGATCTACTCGAAGCCGTGGCCACCCGATGCAAGGGAATCACGCGTCGAATATGCATCAATCTCGATCGTTTTGCCGTAGAAGCCCGTGACCTCGGCATTACCAGCGTCAGCTTATCCGAAGCCGGCAAACTCATTACGACCGGCGAAGCCACCAAACCACGGAGCCTTAAATGAGCCGCAAACCCGCAGATAAACTGCGGCCCAACGAAACCAGACAGGCTATCTGGGATTGGATACGCAAGAACGGCTCAGTTCCGTTCATGGTCTTGGATGTCGAAGTGCGGCTCTCATTGGCCACTGTTCGAGATTATCTCACTGGGCTATGTAATGCAGGTTTCCTGGAGTGTACCCCTAGCCCGTTCCTCGGTAGGCCTGCAATCTACAAGATGAAAAAGGACAATGGCCAAGAGGCACCCAGGGTGCGCAAGGACGGCACCCCGGTCACCATGGGATTGGCACGGGAAAAAATGTGGATCGCTATGGGGATCCGCGCCCAGAAGGGTCACACCTTCACCGCCCGCGACCTCACCGTCGGCTCCACTAAAGATATTCCGGTCTCAGAAGTCGATGCCAAAAGCTACTGCAGCGCCCTGCATCGGATGGGCCGCCTGGTTGAAGTCGAGCCCGGCTCTCCCGGCAAACTCACCATCTACCGCATGCCGCGCAATAAATGGACTGGGCCGAAGCCGGTCCAGATCCAGCGCACCAAGCGCGGCTTTGATCCCAATACCGGCGAGGCGTATCACCTCGACGTAACCAGTGTTGAAGGGGGCGAGTGATGAATCTTGACCCTGAATACGTCCTGGGACTTCTGCAAAGAGCGGTGATCGAGCGCAACAATCCCAAAACCGGCAATGGCGGGCAAAAGCGCGTCGGTGATGAGTTGGGTTGTAGTGGCAGCTTGGTAAATCAGTTGTTGAGCGAAACGTATCCCAACCCTGAAGAGAAGTGGTATCCGCTCATCGTAGAACACTATGGCAACGAAACCGTACAGTGCCCCACCCTGGGAGAGATCCCGCTTATCCGCTGCACCGAAGAGCGCAATAAACCGGCCGGAGCTCCTAGTGCCTTCTATGCTCGCCAGAGAAGGACATGCCGTAACTGCCCAAACAACGGAGGTGCCAAGTCATGAAATGCCCCAAGTGCAAAACCGGCTTCCTGATCCCGGAGCGTGACATTTACGGCAAAACTCAATCTATCGGCTGCATTAACTGCGGCGATCGCAAATTTAGGGATGTGGTGATCCGTAGGCCCACACCAGTCGATCAAAACGGGCTCACCGGCGCCAAAGGTGCCACGATCAAGCGTAACCGTGGAGGTAAGCCATGACTCCCGAATTCCGCTGCAGTAGATGCGAAACGCTTCTGGATGTAACACCGGACAACATGCACACCGACGGCTTCACTGTCGAGCCATGCCCCCGCTGCATAACCTGTGACGGGTGCATATACCAAGAGGAGGATTAAACCATGCTTAAACGCATCTTAAAGCACCTTGCCGCTCGACGTGAATGGAACCGAACAAAGCGATTATTAAACGACCGCGCCCGCAGCCGCTGCCTGGTCAGCTTGCTCTACGCTAACGGCGTCCTGCGCCAGATATAACTCAATCAAACACAGATAGGAGATAACAGTGGATTTCTACAGCTACTCACCAGCATTCGGCATGGAATACCATCCAAGTAAAGAAGCCGCCATAGAGGCCGCCACCGAGGGGATGAGACTTACCCACCATGATCAAATAAATCAAGTGACCTGGGGCGAGGTTACCGAACGCGGCGTCGACACAACAGCCGGGGCCGTCCTTAAACGTCAGGACCGGCTCACTTACGAAGCGGCATATCCCCAGGTTGTCAATGGCCGCATGGAGGATGCCGCAGGGAGTCTGGTCCTTTTAAAGAACATCCGTGAGACCGACCTCCTGGAGCACGATCTGGTGCTCTCCATCGCGGCGATCTGGAAAGGGCTGGCCGGTAAGATAGCGCGGTTCAAGGAACATAACTTCAGTGACGTTACCACCTTTGTTGATTTGCTCTTTGAGAAACACAACACCAAGCGAGGCGGCACCCAGGGGAATATGACCTTTGGCACCTTCGATCGCAAGTTCAAGCTTGTAATCGCCATCCAGAAGACTCTCGACTTCGGTCCAGAGATCGAGGTTGCCAAGGCCAAGATGCTGCAGGCTGCCAGAGAGATGGGGAACGGCAGCCAGCTTGAGGGCATTGTGACTGCCACCCTTACCCAGGTTGACGGTAAACTGCGTGTCGCTGAGGTTTTGCGCCTCTGTCGGCATAAGGTCGACAATGACACCTGGAATGAGGGCGTAGCTATCATTAAAGACGCCATCAATGTCGTGAATAGCAAAAAGCAAGTTCGGATGTATGAGCGAAACGATCAAGGTGCTTACGTTGCCATTCCGCTTGATATAGCGGCAATATAAGGGGGAAGCCATGAGTGAACTGATTTGCTCAACTTGCAATAGTTCTGAAATCGAAGACGACTGCACCGTTCCCGGATTGATTCACAAAGTTTGCGCGCGGTGCGGCGCAACCCTGGCTACCGTGGGTGGCATCAAGACGCTGACCGATGCCGTCCGGGAGCATAGCCGCCTGTATGGGATCAAGGAGGCCGCGTAATGTGTAACTGCAGAACAACACTCGAATCTGATGAGCAGGGTTCCATTAAGGAGTTTCTCGCCAAACATCATAAGGCCACCATCAAGCGCTCCAGTTTTAAGGAAACGGCATTCCCGATAGTTAAAAGCAAGGACGGTAGCACGAAGATGTTATGCGTGACCTATTCAACACTTAATGTCGAAACCAATAAAAAGAAAAAACCTATCGACGTCACCATTATGCACTCGTTTTGCCCCTTCTGTGGGGTCAAATATGGCCAGGAGGCGGCAGTATGAAAGCGCCATACTACCTGGTCACGGCCAGCTGCCGCAACAATCGCTGCAAACAGTTTGGCAAGCCATTCACCAAACAGCGTAAGACCCTGCGCGGCATGAGCACCAGCGGGGCCTTCTACGATATCAGCCAACTGGCCTGCCCGGAATGTCGCAACTGGAGCGATATCAGCAACCGAGAATATGTTGGGAAAAGGGAGGCCGCGTAATGTTGATGCGTGAAAAAGAGATCGATCACATTGAAACGATCGGGGATCTGAGGGCAGCCATAGCTGATGTGCCAGACGATACCCCGCTTGAGGATTGTATGAATGCCGGAATGTGCCTCATTTATCACGATGGCAAAACACGGCCCGAAGAGCCTGATTCTCCGGCGTATGTCGAATATCGGTAAAACAGTTTGATCATTGAAAGCAGGGGCGCATCGCCATGCGCCCTCTCTTTGAGGGATCAAGCAAAAGCCAAAGGGAAACCGCGTGCAAAAACCAGTTAAAAAAACAAAAAAGCGCCAAAACTGCACGCACATGACCGGCGCAGAATTAAAGCAGCTGCGCCGTGAAATAGGCATTGGCACCTGCGATATGTACCGCCTACTCGGCCTACCGCGTCGCACCTACCAGGACTACGAAGCTGGCAAACGCGGCATTCCAGAGAGTGTGGCGATAGCAGCCAAAGAGGCCCACCGGAGAGACCGGGAGTTTTTTGCCTCTTTGCCTGACCGGATCGATGCCAGGATCCTGAAGCAGTTCCCGGACGGGCTTATAAAGTAAGGAGCGGATATGTTTATAAGCAGAGAAGAAAAATTAGTGTTGAAAAAGCATAAGCACAAGCAACTTTTAAATATGTTTCGCGGTGTTTTGACAAGGGTATCTGGATTAAAGCAAGGCACGCTGAATGTCGATGTCTCTGCCCATTTTCAGGATACTGGATTTAGTTTTGACATAACTGTTTTTACCCTCCGTGGGGATAACACGTCGTTAACTATTTATGATTTTTGGGAAGTTAAACAATCTCAAAATCTTGTTGACGCTTATATCTTAGCGATAAAGACAGGAAATTTCGAAAAAGTAAAGACTGTGGGTAGGCTTTAACGGCTGGTCATGTGAGGCCACGGAGGGTGTAATGGCAAAAGAAACTATTATGAGAATGGCTGCCGAGGAAGCATATCAATTACTTCAAGCGGCAATGGATAAAATTATGTCAGCGGAGCATTTCCCTGAACAGGCCAGTAGGGAGGCAATTAACAAGCAACTCCGTGAGGCTGGGGATTTACTCTGTAAAGCAAATAATTGGGTTTACGCCATCAAGAGCACATAACATCCAGCACAGCGGCTTGCCCGCTGTTGCGTAAGTTAATAAACGGTGAGGTTTCACATGCCAAAAATGAAAGAACACCCTCGATACAACATCATCAGCACCAGGATCGATGATCACCTTCATGCCGATGTGGTAGCCGCTGCCGGAGATAACCTCTCCAACTATTTACGGCTCGCCCTGGAGGAGAAGATCATCCGCGATCAGCAGCGTGCCTTGGACGCACACCTTGCCGATTGCTGATTATGACTATATCGAGCGGGTGGGAATCATGGAGTACTGCGGCCGGCTTAATCGACGTGACGCCGAGCGGCTGGCCTGTGAGCGACCGTGGGACAGTGACAGTAGTTGGGGTATACCGAAACCTCGACAAATGAGTCTTGGTGAAGGGACACCTGCAGAAGATTTTTTCAGGATGTCGTGGAGTAAGTAATGGTACGCATTGACGACAGCGGATGGTGGCAGCTAGAGCTGGATGACGCCGAAATCGAGGGGGGGGGGGGGTGCCTTCCCCACAGGAGAAGGGAATGAACGAACTAGAGCTGCTCATAATCGGTTTTGCCATGGGCTATTTCTGGGCCATATACCGTGCCGAGAACATCAGGATATCCGGTGTGAAAGTCTACTCAACTATCAACGCCAAAGAGTTCTGGACGCAATTGGAGAAATGGGCAAGAGAAAACCCTGAAAAGCCCACAATGGAGAAACTCGATGAAAAAGAAAATTGACAAGCACGGTGACCACCTCTTTGGATGTGAGTGTAGGGAATGCACAAAAACAAATGCCACTTGTCCGGAGTGCGGGACGAAATATTGGACTGACCCAGAACGGCCTGAAATGGAAGAGTGTCATCACTGTATGTGGACACCTTTTAAACAAGGATTAAACCATGACTAAAACAGCCCTTAAAAGTGATAAATCTCCCCGCCTCAAGCTCTATGGTCGCATTCATAGCCTAATGGCCGAGGGGAATATCTCAGATGAAATCTACCGAGATATCCTCTTCGTAAACTTCGACGGCGCTGAGTCAAAATCCAGCCTCAGCGAGCGCCAGCTCCTGCAGCTTATCCAGCACCTGGAAACTCTGGTACCAGGTAAACAGCGCCGCTCATACCCAGGCCGGCCGCATAACATGAATCGTCCTGGTCAAAGCCGGACCGACCAGCTGGAGAAGATTGAGGCCCTGCTTACCATCGGCAAGCTACCCTGGAGCTATGCCGATTCAATTGCCAAACAGATGCGCCTGGCAGACAAAGTCGCCTGGGTAAAGACGGAAGATCTCTATAAAATTACCACCGCCCTGCGTAAACGGGCACAAAAAGAAGGCTGGGACCTCTCAGGAGAAACAAAATGACAAAATGGCATGAGTACATCAAGATCGAAGATCTGCCCGAAGATTACCAGTTAATGGCCGGATCTATAGGGCTGGAGAACGTCATTAAGCTCACTAACGACCTGCCGAAGGTCTATATATACCTGAAAGGTGCCGATAAACTGTTTCTTCCTGCCAAACGTCAATACATCCTGGATGCGTTTGCCCAGGCCGGCCCCGACAATAAGTTCAGGCCGCGTAAGGTTGCTCTCGAAACCGGATTGTCTGTAGATTACGTCTACAAGCTGCTCAACGAAAGCAGCGGCCCCAAGCCAAAACAGGATGAATTTAATTTTGATTGACAGTCGCAACCGTTTGGCAGTATAGAGGCGAAATACCCCGTAACCCCGCTATCCATGCGGGGTTTTTTTATTTTAAATAAATGATCCCCCCGCGATTACTCCGTACTATCCCCCTCAATTGAATTACAACCGACCGCCGGCATCCCCGTTGCCGACACCAGGCGGAACAGGCGTCGCGGATACGCCTGAACCGCCGCGGTCCATTCCTGGGGGGAACCATGAAACTGACGCGTCATTTCACTTCGGATGAATTCATTGTCTCTCAAACCGCGGCTCGGCTCGGGATCGATAACAGCCCCACGCCTGAAGTCATTGCAAACCTGCAGCTTGTGGCTTTGGTTCTGGAAAAAGTGCGGGAGTATTTCGGCAAGCCGGTCTTGGTCTCCTCTGGTTACCGCTCCCCAGCCTTAAACGCGGCGGTTCCAGGCTCATCAAAAACCAGCGCCCACAGCAAAGGATTGGCCGCTGACTTTACCGTGCAGGGAGTCTCCAACCATGATGTTTGTAAATGGATTGCTGAGAACATTAAAGAACTGGACATTGACCAGGTGATTTATGAATTCGGAGTCACCGGCTGGGTGCATATAGGCCTTGCCGCTACCCCTCGCTATCAGATGCTCTCCGCTATTCGTGGCGACGGCGGCAAAACTGTTTATGTAGAAGGCTTTAGAGCCTGACAAACTAACTGGAGGAACCTTATGTCAAAGAAAAAGCTTACCACTCGAATCAAAGAAAGCAGCTGGAAAACCACGCTGGCCGGAATCCTTACCCTTGCAGCTACCGGTGCCCAGGCATACGGCGCAGTCAGCGGTGACGCAGTCGCCAGCAGCGTACCATGGACGCAGGTAGCGGGCATGATCGGACAGGCCCTTGTCGGCAGTGGCCTGATCGTTGCCAAGGATGCCGGCAAATGATCAAGCTGTACGCGCCCGACAGTTATGTCGCCGCCTCTGCTGCGGTCCGTTGCCAGGTTGTTAATGGCTGCGGACCGGGCGGCTGGAAGGTAGACCTCATCCCTGACACCATGTGGGGATTGAGCGTTGCCCCGGCTTGCGACATCCACGATTGGATGTACGCCACCGGTCAGACCATAGCCGACAAAGACGAGGCTGACCGAACCTTCCTCAACAACGTGCTGCGCCTCATCGATGGCGCCGACGGATGGTTCAATCAGCTCTGGCTGGTCAAAAAACTCAGGCGGCTCCGAGCA is a window encoding:
- a CDS encoding helix-turn-helix domain-containing protein; its protein translation is MIGDRLRQVRGNEKQDVFASLLKVNKNTLGRWERGEGVPNADDLKYILELYPDINPSWLLIGEGEMRRNVPYPEPEVFNIASNAKEDPLPYNELPELNQRILKLMSVFDLDDSEFCNRLGMDEIELVKIKAGRPVSGLVIRAVAFEFGVRLRWLKLGELPIKSQAVVDHGALDVWGSFEAAFIEKRDKGE
- a CDS encoding Mu transposase C-terminal domain-containing protein; the protein is MSELTAAEIAKALKVTDRAIRKRGWRAVNETGVARYNIHTIGLDNKEITRIKTYLKRQNRHHVQLPVIAQDETEAQKEAQRLEARQQSASQFAALPAWQKRAAAAKLEIIKACTRYINDCALAKIEGQNSFAHEYALGRIDVAPWVRSEIRQFHPQTLRDWIKTEYELGSMGLVDMYGNRKDQSKIETFSPDGKTQPMVDILVALVLKHPRIREKKANEALRGILLERGIHDAPLVSDKSVMRFMTKWKSQNRDQYEIACNPDNYKNNRQPAFGSRSEGITGPNQLWEIDATPADLLLTDGQRYKIIGVTDVGTARLKYYVNVTEKARDNAWAIRNCILDWGVPCNGTLVTDNGSPYIGGHFTRILHDLDIDHHVCKPFSGDEKPHIERSFRTFSHDLIELTPGYCGHSVADRKEIESRKSFAQRLMKPDEVIEVSVSAAQLQQFIDRWTAAYHNSKHDRLGKTPNQALAEWPHAIHRISDERALDMLMAEAVRRGNRLPTIGKKGIRVNGGVYIHPALGIHVGKKCRAFQDPADLGRIIVHLMNEHGVWEFLCIAEDPNRTGISMAEVASVTRALHTQHKKEIARLNREAKKAIKGVDIVDAVLTYREQENAQEQGNVTYFPRPSVEYSTPGLQAAADARAAIDGRNSMEHAIEIEAKRLTAIPQPPVQDELVQAHPRKIVPLPQKPKGFQVPEDRQARWDLWQELHARILDEDDTISDDEIRFYTSFRKSATWAAFNKIMQSAIK
- a CDS encoding AAA family ATPase — its product is MTQPATNVNQIVSLDPNTANLVNVGLALEAVESVLSRSSHLPGAVTFTGFSGFGKSLAMEYVAQQYRGYYVEFQDNWSKADYIKMLMFVMDIKKLKGWSENDCVQAIIDELGASRRPLIIDEFDQLIDRKHVGSSLVALTLNIIKKSGGSVILVGEELLPQKIRNYEKFDNCIYGRYLAQPSKLNDCRILARHYYPELEMHDDLLEAVATRCKGITRRICINLDRFAVEARDLGITSVSLSEAGKLITTGEATKPRSLK
- a CDS encoding DUF3164 family protein, giving the protein MDFYSYSPAFGMEYHPSKEAAIEAATEGMRLTHHDQINQVTWGEVTERGVDTTAGAVLKRQDRLTYEAAYPQVVNGRMEDAAGSLVLLKNIRETDLLEHDLVLSIAAIWKGLAGKIARFKEHNFSDVTTFVDLLFEKHNTKRGGTQGNMTFGTFDRKFKLVIAIQKTLDFGPEIEVAKAKMLQAAREMGNGSQLEGIVTATLTQVDGKLRVAEVLRLCRHKVDNDTWNEGVAIIKDAINVVNSKKQVRMYERNDQGAYVAIPLDIAAI
- a CDS encoding helix-turn-helix transcriptional regulator; this encodes MQKPVKKTKKRQNCTHMTGAELKQLRREIGIGTCDMYRLLGLPRRTYQDYEAGKRGIPESVAIAAKEAHRRDREFFASLPDRIDARILKQFPDGLIK
- a CDS encoding phage protein GemA/Gp16 family protein: MTKTALKSDKSPRLKLYGRIHSLMAEGNISDEIYRDILFVNFDGAESKSSLSERQLLQLIQHLETLVPGKQRRSYPGRPHNMNRPGQSRTDQLEKIEALLTIGKLPWSYADSIAKQMRLADKVAWVKTEDLYKITTALRKRAQKEGWDLSGETK
- a CDS encoding D-Ala-D-Ala carboxypeptidase family metallohydrolase, with amino-acid sequence MKLTRHFTSDEFIVSQTAARLGIDNSPTPEVIANLQLVALVLEKVREYFGKPVLVSSGYRSPALNAAVPGSSKTSAHSKGLAADFTVQGVSNHDVCKWIAENIKELDIDQVIYEFGVTGWVHIGLAATPRYQMLSAIRGDGGKTVYVEGFRA